The Polyangium aurulentum genomic interval CCGGAATGCATGTGGAACCAGTCGTTCGACCCTGTGGGAGGCATAGGGCCGGAGGAGCTTCCCGTCGTGGGGGTCGATTGGTGCGACGCCGTTGCTTTCTGCAAGGCGCGGGGAAAACGGCTATGTGGCCGCATCGGCGGCGGCTCCACGCCTTTCTCGAACGGATCCGCGAATGCCGGCATCAGCCAGTGGTACAACGCCTGCAGCAAAGGCGGGACACGGACGCACCCGTACGGTTCGACGTACAATGCCGAATTGTGCAACGGGGAGAACAAGATCAAGGCCACGGCCCCCGTCGGCACGCTCCCGGAATGCCAGGGCGGTTATGACGGCATATTCGATTTGAGCGGCAACGTGTGGGAGTGGGAGGATGCCTGCGAAAACGCCAACGGCGAAGCCGACCTGTGCCGGCGTCGCGGGGGCTCGTTCACGAGCGTGCCAGGCGACCTCGACTGCTCGACCGCGAGCACGATGACGCCGCGAAATGCGACGAGCTCGAATGCCGGCTTCCGCTGCTGCGCCGACTGATTCCCGAGCGGGCGCCCCCTCCGAGCGCCCGCCCCGCTGAATCCTCAGCCGATCCGAACCTTCTTCTTCAGCGCCGCGAGCTCGTCGTCGATCTCGCTCCCGCCGGGCTTGCCGCCGCTCCCGCCACCGCCGCCGCCCTCGAGCTGCGCGAACTTCGACTCGAGATCCGCGTCCGACATGCCGCCCTGGCGGAGCGCGTCGTCCACCTCGCGCGCCGCGGCCACCTCGGCCACGTGACCCTCGATCTTGTCCTCCATGCGGCGGAACTCCGCGAACGCGCCCGCGCCCGATCCGCGCGCCCCGAGACCCTCGGCGCCGCCACCGGCCTTCGCCTGCTTGATCTGCGCCGCGATCGTCCCCTTGCGCGCCTCGAGCTCCTGCTGCTTGGCCTCCATCCGCTCGAGCTCGCGCTTCATGTTGAGCGCGGCCGCGCGCTGCTCGGCCCGCAGCGCCTCCGCCCGGTCTCGCTCGCCCACCACGCGCTTCTTCTGCACGAGCGCCTCACGCGCCAGCGCCTCGTCGCCCGCCTTGAGCGCCAGCTCCGCGCGCCGCTCCCACTTCTCCGTGTCCGCGTCGAGCTCGTCGACCTTCTTGCGCAGCACCTTCTCGGCCGCCACCGCCTCGACCAGCTCCTTGCGCGCCGCGCGAATCTGGTCCTTCATCTCCTCGACGATCAGATCGACCGACTTCTTGGGGTCTTCCGCCTTGTCGAGGAGCGCGTTGACGTTGCTCGAGATGACCTTGCCCATCCGGTCGAAGATGCCCATGGGGCAAAGGTGCCTCGGAGCGCCGCATATGTAAAGGCTGCCCCGGGCCCGGTCGCCTGGACCCGGGGCAGCGCCGGTCGGGAGGCTAGTCCGTCGTGCGGGCTCCCGCCGACTCCTCCGTGATCGCCGCCTGCGCCGCCGCCAGGCGCGCCACCGGCACGCGCAGCGGAGAGCACGAGACGTAGTCGAGCTTCACCCGCTCGAAGAAGCGGATCGAGGCCGGATCACCCCCATGCTCGCCGCAAACCCCGAGTTCGATGTTCGGGCGCGTCTTCTTGCCCCGCTCGCACGCCGTCGCCACCAGCTCGCCCACGCCCTCGACGTCGAGGCTCGTGAACGGATCCTTCGGCAGGATGGCCGACTCGACGTACGCGCCGAGGAACTTGCCCGCGTCGTCACGCGAGATGCCGAGCGTCGTCTGCGTCAGGTCGTTCGTGCCGAAGCTGAAGAACTCCGCCTCTTCGGCCAGCTCCGCGGCGCGCAGCGCGGCCCGCGGCAGCTCGATCATCGTGCCGAACAGATAATCGACCTTGCGGCCCTTCTCCGCGAACACCTCGGCTGCCACGCGCTCGAGCGACTTCTTCGTCATCGCGAGCTCGCGCCGCGTCATCGCCAGCGGGATCATGATCTCGAGCTTCGGCGCCGACGAGCCCGCGGCCACCTCGCACGCGGCCTCGAAGATCGCGCGCGCCTGCATCTCGTAGATCTCGGGGAACGTCACCGCCAGCCGACAGCCGCGGTGCCCGAGCATCGGGTTGAACTCGTGCAGCTCCTCCACCTTGCGCGTCAGATCCGAGGGACGAACGCGCATCGTCGCCGCGAGGTCCTCGATCTGCTTGCGCTCGTGCGGCAGGAACTCGTGCAACGGCGGGTCGAGCAGGCGGATCGTCACCGGCAGGCCCGCCATCTCGTGGAAGATCGAGACGAAGTCCTCGCGCTGGAACGGCAAGAGCTTGGCGAGCGCGCGCTTGCGCGCCTCCACGTCCGCCGAGAGGATCATCTCGCGCACGGCGGCGATTCGTTTGTCGTCAAAGAACATGTGCTCGGTCCGGCACAGACCGATCCCCTCGGCACCGAAGCTGCGCGCGGTGCGCGCGTCGGCCCCCGTGTCCGCGTTCGCGAGCACCTTGAGCCGGCGCTTCTCGTCGGCCCATTTCATCAGCTCCTCGAACTCGGCCGAGAGCGCCGCGGGCGCCGTGGGGACCGCGCCGAGGTAGACGCTGCCCGTCGCGCCATCGAGCGTGATCACGTCGCCGCCCCGCACGCTCACCGTGTCCGTGGGCCGCCCGGCCTCGTCGTAGATGGTCACGGTCATGGTCGCGGTCTCGTAGCTGATCGCGACCGCGGAGCAGCCGGCCACGCAGCACTTGCCCATGCCGCGGGCCACGACGGCCGCGTGGCTCGTCATGCCGCCGCGCGCCGTGAGGATGCCGTTCGCCGCCTTCATCCCGTGGATGTCCTCGGGCGAGGTCTCGGCGCGCACCAGGATCACAGGCAGGCCCTGCGCCGCCTTGCGCTCGGCCTCGTCGGCGTGGAAGACGATCTGCCCGCTCGCCGCGCCGGGGCTCGCCGGCAAACCGCGCGCGAGCAGCTTCTTCGGCGCCTTCGCGTCGATCGTCGGGTGCAGGAGCTGCTCGATCGACTGCGGGTCCACGCGCAGCACCGCCTCGCGCTGCGTGATGAGGCCCTCGCGCACCATCTCGACCGCGATGCGCACGCCCGCGCGCCCGGTGCGCTTTCCGTTGCGCGTCTGCAAGAGATAGAGCTTGCCCGCCTGCACGGTGAACTCCATGTCCTGCATGTCGCGGAAGTGCTTCTCGAGCCGATCTTGCACGCGCACCAGCTCGGTGTAGGCCTCGGGCATGCGCACCTCGAGGGACTTCTCGTCGTCGCCCCCGCCGCGCGCGATCGGGTGGGGCGTGCGCACGCCGGCCACCACGTCCTCGCCCTGCGCGTTCGGCAGCCACTCGCCGAAGAAGCGCTTCTCGCCCGTCGACGGATCGCGCGTGAAGCACACGCCCGTGCCCGAGTCGTCGCCGAGGTTGCCGAAGACCATCGCCTGCACGTTGCAAGCGGTCCCCCAGCTCTCGGGGATGTCGTGCATCTTGCGGTACGTCTTGGCGCGCGCGTTGTTCCAGCTCCGGAACACCGCCATGATCGCGCCCTCGAGCTGCGCCCACGGATCTTCGGGGAACGGCTTGCCCGTCACCTCGGCGACGATGCGCCGCTGCTCCTTCACGAGCGAGCGCAAGGTCTCCACGTCGAGCATCGAGTCCGGCAGCTTGCGTTGAAGCTCCGCCGTCGTCATGCGCGCCGCGTCCACGCCCAGCGTCACGGCCGCCTTGCGCCGCGCGATCTCGAGCGCCTCGTCGAAGCGCTTGCGCTCGATCTCGAGCACCACGTCCGCGTACGTCACGATGAAACGCCGGTAAGCGTCGAGCGCGAAACGAGGGTTTTGCATGCGCGCGGACAGGCCCTCGACGATCGCGTCGTTCAGGCCGAGGTTCAGGATCGTGTCCATCATGCCGGGCATCGACGCCCGCGCGCCCGAGCGCACCGACACGAGCAAGGGCGCCTCCACGTTCCCGAAGCGAACGCCCACCAGCTCCCCGATGCGCTCGACGCTCGCCCGCGCCTCCGCGAGCAGCCCCTCCGGCATCTTCTCACCCGACGCGAAGAACTCGGTGCAGACCTCGCTCGTGATCGTGAAGCCTGGCGGCACCGGGATGCCGAGCCGGGTCATCTCGTGCAGCCCCGCGCCCTTGCCGCCCAGGAGCGCCTTCTGCGTCCCATCGCCGTCGGCTTGCCCGCCTCCGAAGAAATAGATCCGCTTGGTCATCGTTCCTCGTCGCTCTCGTTCCATCAAGACGAACCGCGCCGCCGCAGGAGGCTCGACGGCCCCGCGCGCGCGCTCGAGTCACAGAGGGGTTGAACGCGGTTCGGCTACGATGCAAGCGTCATCGAACCTTGCAGCGATCGCCACCACCGGAAGACGAAGGGCGACCGTACGGCACGCGTGGTCCCTTGGGTCGGACGAATACGGCGCCCCCCGGCCCGGGTCGGGGGATGACCGCACCCGTGGCGAGCGGCCTTCCCTCCGGCAGCTCCTCGACCATGACGACCACGTTCGCGCCGTCTCGCTCCACGCCCGCGATGCTCGGCCGTCGCGGCGCATCCTCGGCGAGCCCATGACAGGCCACCCCTCGCGCGCTCAGCGCCACCACCGCCGCATCCTCCCCCACCCGCGGTCGCTCGTTCTGCCAAGACAAACGAGGATCGTCCGGCGCGCCCACGACGACCGCGAGGCACGTGCACGTGGGCTGGTGCGGGGCGGAGGGCGCGATCATCACGTCGTGCCGCACGCCGAGCTGCGTCGGCGGCCCGGACGGAGCGGCCGTGAGGGGCGCGGGCTCGGACTCGGACGCGGCGGGCCCCACGACCTCGGTTTTACGCCGCACCTGGCCCGTCGGATCGCTGAGCTCGTCGGACCAGCCGGCGCTCTCGGGCGAACGCTGCTGCGGGCCGCAGCCCAGGGCCAGGGCCGCGAGGACGAAGGAGAGGCGTGCGCGCATGCCCTCCGACGATCGCACCCCTCGATACCGAGCGACAAGCCTCAGGGCGAGCGTTCGCAGAGCAAGCCGAGCTTCTCGACGCAGAAGCGCATGTTGAACGCCGGCAGCCCGCCCTCCGCGAAGTCGAGGCTCACGCAGTCGCGCTTCGAGCTCTGACCGATGGACGAAGCCTCCCCGGACCACGTCTGGTAGTCCCACGGCTCGCCGTTCGACCAGGTGAGCGTCCCCTCGGCGTCCCTGTCGCTGCCGCCGATCCACACGTCACGGGTCGTGATTGCGCCGACCTCGGCCAGCTCCTCGGGCGAGCGGATCGTCGCGAGATCGCCGCCGAGGTCCACGCAGCGCTGGCGCGCGCTCTCCCATTCGCGGAGCGAGATCTCCTGCAGATAGCAACGACCGCCGGCCGCGGTCCACGACGCGGGGCACTCGTCGCCGCCGCCGCTGCCATTGCCGACCGCGCCGTTCGTGCCGCTGTCCTCGACGTCGGGGCAGCTTCCATCCTCCATGGCTTGCCCGTCGTCGCAGAGCGCGAGCTCGCCCTCCTCGATGCCTGCGATCTGGTTGCAGCCCCCGAGAACCAGCAAGAGCGCCGCCGCCGCGGCCGTTCGACCCCAAAGCTTGCGCGCTGCGTTCAAAAGGCACCTCCAATCACGAGCCCCGCGCCGGTCGATCCCACGGCCCCGACGCCTGCCCGGATGCCGACCGTGGTGACCGAAGGCTTAGGCGCGGTGAAATAAAGAGCCGCCCCGCCCGCGAGCAGCGCCGCGCCCGCGATGAACGTGCCCGTGGACGCATTGCCCCGCGCGACGGCCTTTTCGCGCAGCGAGACGCCGTCGGCGTCGCAGAGGTTGCCTTGGCAATGCCCCATCGAGCCCTCGTTGATCGCCATGGCCTGCGCCCCGAGGATCGAGGCGACCATGAGCCCGGCAAACCCGGCGCTGCCCAGCGCGAGCCCCGCGATTCGCTGCGCCGAGCCCGTGCTCGTGTCGGGCAGGGTCGGGATCTTCGCGGTCACCTGCGGGCCCTTGCCGTCGGCGCCCGGACCTTCGGGCACCTCCACGACCGTCTTGAATGGCTCCCTGCCGGGCGCGACGGCCTCGACCACATGCGTGCCCGGATCCACCGGAACGGCCGTGCCCCAGAGCGCCTGGCCCACGGGCTCGCCGTCCCTTCGAATCTCGAGGCCCTGGGGCATGTCACTCGGCGGCTGCACGACGAGCCGCGCGAGCTTCGGCTCGAGGTCCTTGGCGCGCGCCCTGGCGATCTGCTCGCGCTCGTCCTGGCCCTTCGCGCGCGCGGCGGATGCGGCTGCGCGAAACTCGGCCCAGGCGCTCGCCGTTCGCCCCACTTTTTCGAGACAATCGGCGAGGTTCAAGAGCGTCCCCACGCCGGCATCGAGCGATTGGCTCTCGGCGAATTTGGGGCAGGCCTCGGCGAAGCGACCCTCGGCCATGAGCGTTTTGCCCTCGTCGAAGAGCGCCTCGGCTGCGGCGCGTCGGCCTCCCGGATCGCCCGCTGCGGGCGGATACGCCTGGGCGAGAGAGGGTGCGAGGGCGATGACCGCGGCGCCGAGGAGGCCCGCGGCGCGACACCGGAAGGCACGAGGGCCGTCCGTTCGCTGCGGGTTTTTCATGGGGTTACTCACGATAGGAATAAGGATTGGGCCGCTTTGGCCGAGGGGGCGGCGGCGCCGGGTTCCCTGCGGCGGGCGCAGCCTTCTGGGCCGTGACGTTGTGACGCCACGGCACGGGCGTCGCCTTGAACGTGGGCGCCGCCTGCGCAGGCGCGAGATCCACGGGCAAGGACGATGCCGCCTCCTCCTGCACCGTCGGAGCCACCTTGGGCGCGGACGTCTGGATCCGCTCGGTGAGCGTCGCGACCGCGTCTTTCAGCCCGGCTCCCGCCTGCGTGGTCCGCGCCGCGGCGAAGGCGTCGTCCGTCGCGCGCCGCAATCGCATGCCCGCGCCCGCGGCGAAGAGCATGGCCGTCGCGAGAATGACGGGCATCGCGCCCCGGGGCAGGCGCGAGAAGATGGGCAGGGGCGGGGCGGGCTCGCAGGTGAGCGTCGAGGTGGTGCTCACGGGCGGCGCGGAGGGCATCGGAACGGGCACGCCGCGCACGCTCACCGGGATGTGCTCCGGGGTCGTGCGGAGCGGTCTCACTGCGCGCATGTTCGGCCCCGTGATCGCGAGCGGCGAGATGCCCCATGCCGTCTCGCGGTGCGACGGCGGCAGCGAGGTGCGCGCGAGCAGCCGCATCGCGCGCTCGCTCGACACCGAGGCCGAGGGCCTGCCGAAGGGCGAAAGCGCCGCCGCCAGCTCCGCGACGTCCTGCCACCGCAGCGCCGGATCTTTTTCGAGGCAGCGCAGGAGCACGGCGTCGAGCTCGGGCGGCACGTCGGCCCTGCGGGCCGAGAGCGGCATGGGCGCGTCCTTCAAGATGGCCGCGCAAAGCTCGGGCAGGCTTTGCCAC includes:
- the ppdK gene encoding pyruvate, phosphate dikinase, with protein sequence MTKRIYFFGGGQADGDGTQKALLGGKGAGLHEMTRLGIPVPPGFTITSEVCTEFFASGEKMPEGLLAEARASVERIGELVGVRFGNVEAPLLVSVRSGARASMPGMMDTILNLGLNDAIVEGLSARMQNPRFALDAYRRFIVTYADVVLEIERKRFDEALEIARRKAAVTLGVDAARMTTAELQRKLPDSMLDVETLRSLVKEQRRIVAEVTGKPFPEDPWAQLEGAIMAVFRSWNNARAKTYRKMHDIPESWGTACNVQAMVFGNLGDDSGTGVCFTRDPSTGEKRFFGEWLPNAQGEDVVAGVRTPHPIARGGGDDEKSLEVRMPEAYTELVRVQDRLEKHFRDMQDMEFTVQAGKLYLLQTRNGKRTGRAGVRIAVEMVREGLITQREAVLRVDPQSIEQLLHPTIDAKAPKKLLARGLPASPGAASGQIVFHADEAERKAAQGLPVILVRAETSPEDIHGMKAANGILTARGGMTSHAAVVARGMGKCCVAGCSAVAISYETATMTVTIYDEAGRPTDTVSVRGGDVITLDGATGSVYLGAVPTAPAALSAEFEELMKWADEKRRLKVLANADTGADARTARSFGAEGIGLCRTEHMFFDDKRIAAVREMILSADVEARKRALAKLLPFQREDFVSIFHEMAGLPVTIRLLDPPLHEFLPHERKQIEDLAATMRVRPSDLTRKVEELHEFNPMLGHRGCRLAVTFPEIYEMQARAIFEAACEVAAGSSAPKLEIMIPLAMTRRELAMTKKSLERVAAEVFAEKGRKVDYLFGTMIELPRAALRAAELAEEAEFFSFGTNDLTQTTLGISRDDAGKFLGAYVESAILPKDPFTSLDVEGVGELVATACERGKKTRPNIELGVCGEHGGDPASIRFFERVKLDYVSCSPLRVPVARLAAAQAAITEESAGARTTD
- a CDS encoding formylglycine-generating enzyme family protein, yielding MKGTAGSGATGGSGGMGGSGSSAGGMGGTGGSGGAGASGGGGTGAAGGNGGGGGAGGGVMKVCPDVTNTPKMVAVPSPNGTPYCIDSTEVANKHYAAWLMQDPAPDLLDQKPECMWNQSFDPVGGIGPEELPVVGVDWCDAVAFCKARGKRLCGRIGGGSTPFSNGSANAGISQWYNACSKGGTRTHPYGSTYNAELCNGENKIKATAPVGTLPECQGGYDGIFDLSGNVWEWEDACENANGEADLCRRRGGSFTSVPGDLDCSTASTMTPRNATSSNAGFRCCAD
- a CDS encoding PspA/IM30 family protein — translated: MGIFDRMGKVISSNVNALLDKAEDPKKSVDLIVEEMKDQIRAARKELVEAVAAEKVLRKKVDELDADTEKWERRAELALKAGDEALAREALVQKKRVVGERDRAEALRAEQRAAALNMKRELERMEAKQQELEARKGTIAAQIKQAKAGGGAEGLGARGSGAGAFAEFRRMEDKIEGHVAEVAAAREVDDALRQGGMSDADLESKFAQLEGGGGGGSGGKPGGSEIDDELAALKKKVRIG
- a CDS encoding C-type lectin domain-containing protein, with the protein product MNAARKLWGRTAAAAALLLVLGGCNQIAGIEEGELALCDDGQAMEDGSCPDVEDSGTNGAVGNGSGGGDECPASWTAAGGRCYLQEISLREWESARQRCVDLGGDLATIRSPEELAEVGAITTRDVWIGGSDRDAEGTLTWSNGEPWDYQTWSGEASSIGQSSKRDCVSLDFAEGGLPAFNMRFCVEKLGLLCERSP
- a CDS encoding serine/threonine-protein kinase, producing the protein MQVDRASDTLDDHEPSGLPVEVGDVLDGKYRILRVIGKGGMGVVMAAVHTELGHRVALKFLLKSAVHSEEVVTRFAREARAAAMIQSEHATRVLDVGRLDTGEPFMVLEMLEGCDLGDMLNRSGPLSIEDAVTYVLEACEAIAEAHSLGIVHRDLKPDNLFLARRPDGSRTVKVLDFGISKFPVETDMPTGKGSPLTTTSAVIGSPMYMSPEQLRATRDVDPRSDIWSIGVTLYELISGQGPFPWQSLPELCAAILKDAPMPLSARRADVPPELDAVLLRCLEKDPALRWQDVAELAAALSPFGRPSASVSSERAMRLLARTSLPPSHRETAWGISPLAITGPNMRAVRPLRTTPEHIPVSVRGVPVPMPSAPPVSTTSTLTCEPAPPLPIFSRLPRGAMPVILATAMLFAAGAGMRLRRATDDAFAAARTTQAGAGLKDAVATLTERIQTSAPKVAPTVQEEAASSLPVDLAPAQAAPTFKATPVPWRHNVTAQKAAPAAGNPAPPPPRPKRPNPYSYRE